A region of Paenibacillus sp. 37 DNA encodes the following proteins:
- a CDS encoding glycoside hydrolase family 3 N-terminal domain-containing protein, which produces MDYKDASLPIQERVQDLIGRMTTAEKIGQLIQPMGWKTYDKAADGTVQVTEEFKADMEQGGVGSLYGVLRADPWTEVTLETGLTPRQGAVATNVIQQYAMEHSRLGIPILFGEECSHGHMAIGATVFPVPLTVGSTWNMELYRKMCEAIAVETRSQGGAATYSPVLDVVRDPRWGRTEECFAEDPYLIGEFAVEAMKGLQGDHLDSNQTIVATLKHFAAYGSSEGGRNAAPVHMGLRELHEIDLLPFKKAVEAGACSVMTAYNEIDGVPCTSSTYLLNDLLREQWGFEGFVITDFGAIQMLVHGHNTAENGEQAVAQSLQAGVDMEMSGYMYRKHLGQALEQGLIEEKDLDLAVWRVLEMKFRLGLFEHPFVDPEFAERVIGCEDHIQLAREVAQEGIVLLKNEGAILPLSKTGTKLAVIGPNANHIYNQLGDYTSPQPREQIVTVLDGITRKFGADSGQVLYAPGCRIKGDSREGFAQALACAEQADVIVMVMGGSSARDFGEGTIDLRTGASVVTDDPWNDMECGEGIDRASLNLMGVQLELVQELHKLGKPVIVVYINGRPIAEPWIDEHVHAIVEAWYPGQEGGNAIADILFGDVNPSGRLTVSIPKHVGQLPVYYHAKRTRGKRYLEMDLAPQYPFGYGLSYTEFTYENVRVVPEVIGPEDEAQVMVEVTNTGAVAGSEVVQLYITDVSASVTRAEMSLKGFRKIHLEPGETQTVTFPVQKEHLVLIDSRLQSVVEPGEFRLMVGRNSADWIACSLHIQKVGVEV; this is translated from the coding sequence ATGGACTATAAAGATGCTTCGCTTCCCATTCAGGAACGGGTTCAGGATCTGATCGGACGGATGACAACGGCAGAGAAGATTGGTCAACTCATTCAGCCGATGGGATGGAAGACGTATGATAAAGCAGCTGATGGTACAGTACAGGTGACGGAAGAGTTCAAAGCGGACATGGAACAGGGCGGTGTCGGTTCTCTGTATGGTGTGCTTCGGGCCGATCCATGGACTGAAGTGACACTTGAGACGGGGCTTACTCCACGGCAGGGAGCCGTTGCCACAAATGTCATTCAACAGTATGCCATGGAGCATTCCCGGCTGGGCATTCCCATTTTGTTCGGAGAAGAATGTTCACACGGGCATATGGCAATTGGAGCGACAGTGTTCCCCGTACCGTTAACGGTGGGCAGCACGTGGAATATGGAATTATACCGCAAGATGTGTGAAGCCATCGCTGTAGAGACCCGGAGCCAGGGGGGAGCGGCGACGTATTCCCCGGTGCTTGATGTCGTGCGTGATCCGAGATGGGGGCGGACGGAGGAATGTTTTGCCGAAGATCCATATCTGATCGGTGAATTCGCAGTAGAAGCCATGAAGGGACTACAGGGTGACCACCTTGATTCCAACCAGACGATTGTGGCGACACTCAAGCATTTTGCAGCTTATGGCAGTTCGGAGGGTGGGCGCAATGCAGCACCTGTGCATATGGGATTACGTGAATTGCATGAAATAGATCTGTTGCCGTTCAAAAAGGCAGTGGAGGCCGGGGCTTGTTCCGTGATGACCGCTTATAACGAGATTGATGGCGTCCCTTGCACGTCCAGTACGTATCTGCTGAATGACCTTCTGCGCGAGCAGTGGGGATTTGAAGGGTTTGTGATTACTGATTTTGGCGCCATTCAGATGCTGGTTCATGGACATAACACCGCGGAGAACGGGGAGCAGGCCGTAGCACAGTCCCTCCAGGCAGGGGTAGACATGGAGATGTCCGGGTACATGTACCGCAAACATCTCGGTCAGGCGTTGGAGCAGGGACTGATCGAAGAGAAAGATCTGGACTTGGCTGTGTGGCGGGTGTTGGAGATGAAATTCAGACTCGGGTTATTCGAGCACCCCTTCGTTGATCCAGAATTTGCAGAACGGGTCATCGGATGTGAGGATCATATTCAGTTGGCGAGGGAAGTTGCGCAAGAGGGGATTGTTTTACTGAAAAATGAAGGAGCGATATTGCCACTCTCCAAAACTGGCACGAAGCTGGCTGTCATTGGTCCCAATGCGAACCATATCTATAACCAGCTTGGGGACTACACCTCGCCACAGCCGAGAGAACAGATCGTCACGGTACTGGATGGCATTACGCGCAAGTTTGGCGCGGATTCGGGTCAGGTATTGTACGCACCTGGTTGCCGGATTAAAGGCGATTCCAGAGAGGGTTTTGCACAAGCGCTCGCCTGTGCGGAACAGGCCGATGTCATCGTGATGGTAATGGGTGGTTCCAGCGCCCGCGATTTTGGTGAAGGCACGATCGACTTGCGGACAGGAGCGTCTGTGGTAACCGATGACCCATGGAATGATATGGAGTGCGGCGAGGGCATTGACCGGGCTTCCCTGAATCTCATGGGTGTTCAATTGGAGCTGGTGCAGGAGCTACATAAGCTGGGGAAACCGGTTATCGTGGTCTATATTAACGGCCGTCCTATTGCTGAACCTTGGATTGATGAGCATGTTCACGCCATTGTGGAAGCATGGTACCCAGGACAGGAAGGTGGTAACGCGATCGCAGACATTCTGTTTGGCGATGTGAATCCATCTGGCCGTCTTACGGTTTCCATTCCCAAGCATGTTGGGCAACTTCCTGTCTATTATCATGCCAAACGCACGCGTGGCAAGCGGTATCTGGAGATGGATCTTGCGCCGCAGTATCCGTTCGGCTATGGACTGAGCTACACCGAATTCACATATGAGAATGTTAGGGTAGTACCGGAAGTGATCGGTCCGGAAGATGAAGCACAGGTGATGGTTGAAGTCACAAATACCGGAGCGGTTGCGGGAAGTGAGGTTGTACAGTTGTATATCACCGATGTATCGGCTTCGGTCACGCGGGCTGAAATGTCACTGAAAGGGTTCCGCAAAATCCATCTGGAGCCAGGAGAGACTCAGACCGTTACGTTCCCTGTGCAAAAAGAACATCTCGTACTGATCGACTCCCGTCTCCAGTCTGTTGTGGAGCCAGGTGAATTCAGACTCATGGTTGGCCGCAATTCTGCTGACTGGATCGCTTGCAGTCTGCACATTCAAAAGGTGGGGGTGGAGGTATGA
- a CDS encoding alpha-mannosidase, with protein MIRIQRFIEDLKQRQWLDTIELPEWHMQKARYIRPGEYEYEQADKAMQSLNPLNSVHGTTYFLSKCVEIPDSWQDQAIGLIFETGGEGLLKVNDLPYHGLDRNHGFVPLPRSRVGNTPQLEIELYDPIPEPHDPLNRQAVIQPPIQGIRTALVHINQPLQSLMYSVTVLAESLRAYNEKEPKRMALVQAIHQVMDEMYNNPDRWTDAAWIQNFEHGLVQSVQQEDPEEYRSGFMHLVGQSHIDIAWLWPVRETVRKSSRTFSTMCTLMDTYPDFVYSQSQPQLYAFVKEHYPELYERIKARIAEGRWELVGGMWVEPDLNIPSGESLVRQILYGQNFYQAEFGRRSNIEWLPDTFGYCASLPQMLKLANIPYFMTTKLNWNDTNAFPYDLFDWVGIDGTSVLAYLNHGVNEHTRPKDVDEHWQSYKQKDVHPEQMLLYGHGDGGGGVTNEMVEFAERSHLMVGQPISKFSTAGAFFEDISSNNPTLPKWHGDLYLELHRGTYTTHARNKRSNRKAEVLYREAEIWGQFAKACAVHTKNDLDEGWKLIMLNQFHDIIPGTSIPEVYVTSTEEYTKVFTLGTSVLRETLDILAENIATDEADGLPYIIFNSLGWERGETITITGDANLTTVGAFDRQGNPLACDLEQKGDKYTLLVHVPSIPAFGYTTIWLREASDVILPVREEETFPSTWETEFYTLEFNDLGEITRWYDKTVGRDWLKPGDRANEWQFFHDKPTYWDAWDIDPRFESQRAGVVQLISREVVQRGATRDVLRYVWKLNQSEISQDIILHHHQRRVDFHTKVNWNESHKLLKVAFPVDLVAAKAAYEIPFGALERPTHNNTSWEQAQFEVCGHRWANISEGNSGVSLLNDCKYGYDIKDRTIRLSLLRAPKWPDEHADQGEHEFTYSFLPHQGDWRQAAVVRRAMELNHPVEVVVASPSSGHLPSEHAWVQFHSEHVILDAIKPAEDGSGTVLRFYESSGGRETVQVEWVKREIKASVINLLEDEIHPLACPNGTFELTFKPYEIKSVKLVPVNPNT; from the coding sequence ATGATTCGAATACAACGATTCATCGAAGATCTGAAGCAGCGGCAATGGCTGGATACGATCGAGCTTCCAGAATGGCATATGCAGAAGGCCCGGTACATTCGGCCAGGGGAATACGAGTATGAGCAGGCGGACAAGGCAATGCAAAGCTTGAATCCGCTGAACAGTGTACACGGAACGACGTATTTTCTGAGTAAATGTGTGGAGATTCCGGACAGTTGGCAGGATCAAGCCATTGGGTTGATTTTTGAGACTGGAGGAGAAGGGCTGCTGAAGGTGAATGACTTGCCTTATCACGGACTGGATCGGAATCACGGATTCGTACCGCTTCCGAGAAGTCGAGTAGGGAATACGCCGCAGTTGGAGATTGAACTCTACGACCCGATCCCGGAGCCGCATGATCCACTCAATCGACAAGCTGTGATTCAGCCGCCTATTCAGGGCATCCGTACAGCATTGGTTCATATCAATCAGCCCTTGCAGAGCCTGATGTATAGCGTGACGGTACTCGCCGAGTCGCTCCGGGCATATAACGAGAAGGAGCCCAAGCGGATGGCACTTGTTCAGGCCATTCACCAGGTGATGGATGAGATGTACAATAATCCGGACCGCTGGACTGATGCAGCATGGATACAGAATTTTGAACATGGACTGGTACAGTCGGTACAGCAGGAAGACCCGGAGGAATATCGAAGTGGCTTCATGCATCTGGTTGGACAATCCCACATTGATATTGCCTGGCTGTGGCCTGTGCGAGAGACGGTTCGCAAGTCCAGTCGCACGTTCTCGACCATGTGTACCTTGATGGACACGTATCCGGATTTTGTGTATTCCCAGAGCCAGCCGCAGCTGTATGCCTTCGTGAAAGAGCATTACCCGGAGCTGTACGAGCGAATTAAAGCACGCATTGCTGAAGGCCGCTGGGAGTTGGTCGGAGGCATGTGGGTGGAGCCGGATCTGAACATTCCGAGTGGCGAGTCGTTGGTCCGGCAGATTCTGTATGGACAGAACTTCTACCAGGCGGAGTTTGGCAGACGCTCCAACATTGAGTGGCTGCCCGATACTTTTGGCTACTGTGCTTCCTTGCCGCAGATGCTGAAGCTTGCGAATATTCCTTATTTTATGACCACCAAGCTGAATTGGAATGACACCAACGCGTTTCCTTATGACCTCTTCGACTGGGTAGGCATTGATGGAACTTCAGTGCTTGCCTATCTGAATCATGGGGTGAATGAGCATACGCGGCCCAAAGATGTGGATGAACATTGGCAATCGTACAAACAGAAGGATGTGCATCCCGAGCAGATGTTGCTCTACGGACATGGCGATGGTGGCGGCGGTGTGACGAATGAGATGGTGGAGTTTGCAGAGCGATCCCACTTGATGGTCGGGCAGCCAATCAGCAAATTCAGCACGGCAGGCGCTTTTTTTGAAGACATATCGTCCAATAATCCAACGTTGCCAAAGTGGCACGGGGACTTGTACCTGGAGTTACACCGGGGAACCTATACGACCCATGCGAGGAACAAACGTAGCAATCGAAAGGCAGAGGTATTGTACCGGGAAGCGGAGATTTGGGGGCAATTTGCCAAAGCTTGCGCTGTACACACGAAGAATGACCTGGATGAAGGCTGGAAGCTGATCATGCTCAACCAATTCCATGACATTATTCCGGGAACATCGATTCCTGAAGTATACGTAACGTCCACCGAGGAGTACACGAAGGTATTTACATTAGGTACATCCGTACTGCGGGAAACGCTGGATATCCTTGCGGAGAACATTGCAACCGATGAAGCTGATGGTCTTCCCTACATTATATTTAACAGCCTCGGCTGGGAACGTGGAGAAACTATCACCATTACAGGGGATGCAAATCTCACCACGGTGGGTGCATTCGATCGTCAAGGGAACCCTCTGGCCTGTGATCTCGAACAAAAGGGAGACAAGTATACGTTGCTTGTGCATGTTCCATCGATTCCTGCTTTTGGGTATACAACCATATGGCTGCGCGAGGCATCGGATGTTATCCTTCCAGTAAGAGAAGAAGAAACTTTCCCTTCCACATGGGAAACCGAATTTTACACGCTTGAGTTCAATGATTTGGGAGAGATCACCCGATGGTATGACAAAACGGTAGGACGCGACTGGTTGAAGCCCGGTGATCGGGCGAATGAGTGGCAGTTTTTCCATGACAAACCGACGTACTGGGATGCCTGGGATATCGATCCACGGTTTGAATCCCAGCGGGCAGGTGTGGTGCAGTTGATCTCCAGAGAGGTTGTACAGCGCGGAGCTACGCGAGATGTGCTGCGTTATGTGTGGAAGCTGAATCAATCGGAGATCAGCCAGGATATCATTTTGCATCACCACCAGCGGCGTGTTGATTTCCATACGAAAGTGAACTGGAATGAGAGTCATAAGCTGCTCAAGGTGGCATTTCCGGTGGATCTGGTGGCAGCCAAAGCAGCCTATGAAATCCCGTTTGGAGCGTTGGAGCGTCCAACCCATAACAACACCAGTTGGGAGCAGGCGCAGTTCGAGGTCTGCGGTCATCGCTGGGCGAATATCTCAGAGGGTAACAGTGGTGTGAGTTTGCTGAATGATTGCAAGTACGGATACGACATCAAGGATCGGACGATCCGCCTGTCCCTGCTTCGCGCCCCGAAATGGCCGGATGAACATGCCGATCAGGGAGAACATGAATTCACATATTCGTTCCTGCCACATCAGGGGGATTGGCGACAAGCTGCTGTCGTTCGCCGCGCAATGGAGCTTAATCATCCGGTGGAAGTTGTTGTAGCGAGCCCGTCTTCGGGTCACTTGCCATCTGAACATGCTTGGGTTCAGTTCCATAGTGAGCATGTCATTCTGGATGCAATCAAACCCGCAGAAGATGGATCGGGAACGGTGCTGCGTTTCTATGAGTCATCAGGAGGTAGAGAAACAGTACAGGTCGAATGGGTTAAAAGAGAAATTAAGGCGTCTGTCATTAATCTGCTGGAGGATGAGATCCATCCGTTGGCTTGTCCGAACGGCACATTCGAACTGACATTCAAACCGTATGAAATTAAGTCAGTGAAACTTGTTCCAGTGAATCCAAATACGTAA
- a CDS encoding sugar phosphate isomerase/epimerase family protein has translation MKLTNKIGVIVDSFGVGVREGLNKAKDVGAEGVQIYAVKGEMDPENLSPAARKELKSYIDSLGLEISALVGDLGGHGFQVKEDNPWKVEKSKRIVDLALDLGTNIVTTHIGIVPHDPSSEVYATLHASCEELGQYAKSVGAYFAIETGPETAADLKGFLDTLSTNGVSVNFDPANMVMVTGDDPAQGVRLLKDYIVHTHVKDGVRLKEVDPRDVYGAVGYAPMDHEKIAEMVSSGTFFREVPLGEGGVDFDGYFAALQEIGYTGYLTIEREVGNQPEQDIRKAVRFIQQYR, from the coding sequence ATGAAATTAACGAATAAGATCGGTGTCATCGTGGATAGCTTTGGCGTAGGTGTACGGGAAGGGCTGAACAAGGCCAAAGACGTAGGTGCAGAAGGTGTGCAGATATACGCCGTCAAGGGAGAGATGGACCCTGAAAATTTGTCACCTGCGGCGCGCAAGGAACTGAAGAGTTACATCGATTCGCTGGGTCTCGAAATTTCAGCACTGGTTGGTGACCTCGGCGGACATGGTTTTCAGGTCAAGGAAGATAATCCGTGGAAAGTGGAGAAATCGAAGCGGATCGTGGATCTGGCCCTCGATCTGGGTACCAACATCGTCACAACACATATCGGCATTGTTCCACATGACCCTTCATCAGAGGTTTATGCCACGCTGCATGCTTCTTGTGAGGAACTGGGCCAATACGCCAAAAGTGTTGGCGCATACTTTGCCATTGAGACAGGGCCGGAAACGGCTGCTGACTTAAAAGGATTCCTGGATACACTGTCGACCAACGGGGTATCGGTGAATTTTGACCCGGCAAATATGGTGATGGTGACTGGAGATGATCCGGCGCAGGGCGTTCGTCTGCTTAAGGATTACATCGTACATACCCATGTGAAAGATGGTGTGCGGTTGAAGGAAGTCGACCCACGAGACGTATACGGAGCGGTCGGTTATGCGCCTATGGATCACGAAAAAATTGCCGAGATGGTCTCGTCCGGAACGTTCTTTCGTGAGGTGCCACTGGGCGAGGGTGGCGTTGATTTTGACGGATACTTTGCAGCGCTTCAGGAGATTGGTTACACCGGTTATCTGACGATTGAGCGCGAGGTAGGGAATCAGCCGGAGCAGGACATTCGTAAGGCGGTTCGATTCATCCAACAATATCGATAG
- a CDS encoding sugar phosphate isomerase/epimerase family protein yields MKVGLSTYSLLNDLNSGEMTVLDVIDWVAANGGEHMEMVPYGYTVEDNHDLADAIRERAASAGIELSNYSMPANFVQETEEAFEEEMARVKRHVDVVHRMGVKHMRHDVTAFTLPKEKMTIAWFEDHLPLMVRGSQIIADYAAQFGITTTIENHGFSVQASDRVQRVLHAVDRPNFKTTLDIGNFMCVDENPIIGVMKNLPYASLVHFKDFYFRPYDEHPGEGEWFTTAYGNFLRGAIVGQGDIPIRKIVKLIKDSGYDGNITVEFEGMEECKSASKIAMDNLRRFWEEA; encoded by the coding sequence ATGAAAGTGGGCCTGAGCACATACAGTTTGTTGAACGATTTGAATTCCGGTGAGATGACGGTACTGGATGTGATCGACTGGGTTGCGGCGAACGGTGGAGAGCATATGGAGATGGTACCTTACGGTTATACCGTGGAGGATAATCACGATCTGGCGGATGCGATTCGGGAACGGGCAGCGTCTGCAGGTATTGAACTGTCCAACTATTCGATGCCAGCCAATTTCGTGCAGGAGACGGAAGAGGCGTTTGAAGAAGAGATGGCCCGGGTCAAAAGGCATGTGGATGTGGTACACCGAATGGGTGTGAAACATATGCGTCATGACGTCACGGCGTTTACCCTGCCAAAGGAGAAGATGACCATCGCCTGGTTCGAGGACCATCTGCCGCTGATGGTGCGGGGAAGCCAGATCATTGCGGACTATGCTGCGCAGTTTGGTATCACCACAACCATTGAGAATCACGGCTTCAGCGTGCAGGCGAGTGACCGGGTGCAGCGTGTGCTGCATGCTGTGGACCGTCCGAACTTCAAAACAACACTCGATATTGGCAACTTCATGTGTGTGGATGAGAATCCGATCATCGGTGTCATGAAAAATCTGCCGTACGCTTCTCTGGTCCACTTCAAAGATTTTTACTTCCGTCCTTATGATGAGCATCCGGGTGAGGGTGAATGGTTCACGACAGCCTACGGCAACTTCCTGCGTGGGGCCATCGTTGGACAAGGGGACATTCCGATTCGTAAAATTGTTAAGTTGATCAAAGACTCCGGCTATGATGGCAACATTACGGTGGAGTTCGAGGGTATGGAGGAATGCAAATCCGCATCCAAAATCGCCATGGACAACCTGCGACGCTTCTGGGAAGAGGCGTAA
- a CDS encoding VOC family protein — protein MSISLNVYLITDGNGREAVDFYQKAFGAEVLALQTFGDGPSDPNHPIPPEAKDRIMHASLQIGSSVLMLSDTFPGMPYTIGNHVSITVNTDTVDEAKAIFSQLEDGGIVEMAIQETFWSPAYGTVVDKFGVHFQVSAKPGQA, from the coding sequence ATGTCGATCAGCTTGAATGTGTATCTGATAACAGACGGTAATGGACGTGAAGCGGTAGATTTTTATCAAAAGGCATTTGGAGCGGAAGTGCTCGCACTTCAAACGTTTGGTGACGGTCCATCTGACCCGAATCATCCCATCCCGCCAGAAGCGAAAGACCGTATTATGCATGCTTCTTTGCAGATTGGCAGCTCGGTATTAATGTTGTCCGACACATTTCCAGGCATGCCGTACACCATAGGTAATCATGTTAGTATTACTGTGAACACGGATACTGTGGATGAAGCCAAAGCTATTTTCAGCCAACTGGAAGATGGTGGCATAGTGGAAATGGCGATACAAGAGACGTTCTGGAGTCCAGCCTACGGCACGGTTGTTGACAAATTCGGCGTACATTTTCAGGTCAGTGCTAAACCGGGACAAGCTTAA
- the ytxJ gene encoding bacillithiol system redox-active protein YtxJ: protein MDKKVNHQAVWLAIGVAMGVSIGTATQQLGLGIAFGLALGIVIGSVVSKRAGSDSEHMLSEHVRELHKPDDWEDALHRSQDHPVLILKHSTTCPTSARAYREFMAFVGTNASDPKQPMDYRIVKVIENRSLSRHIAEETEVHHESPQVLLLDQGQVVKHTSHGKITKKRLLQWAQNPFG, encoded by the coding sequence ATGGATAAAAAGGTGAATCATCAAGCTGTATGGCTTGCTATAGGTGTTGCCATGGGAGTCAGCATTGGTACGGCTACACAGCAGCTTGGACTTGGGATTGCTTTTGGCTTGGCACTTGGCATTGTGATTGGTTCGGTAGTTAGCAAACGTGCAGGGTCAGACTCGGAACATATGCTCAGCGAACATGTCCGTGAATTGCATAAACCAGATGACTGGGAAGACGCGCTGCATCGCTCGCAGGATCATCCGGTGCTTATCCTGAAACACAGCACAACTTGTCCGACCAGTGCGAGAGCGTACAGAGAGTTTATGGCGTTTGTAGGCACCAATGCATCAGATCCCAAACAACCTATGGACTACCGCATCGTCAAAGTGATTGAAAATCGCTCGTTGTCCCGCCATATTGCGGAAGAGACAGAGGTTCACCATGAGTCACCCCAGGTACTTCTGCTCGATCAGGGACAAGTCGTCAAACATACCTCACATGGCAAAATTACAAAAAAGAGACTATTGCAGTGGGCACAGAATCCATTTGGATAA
- a CDS encoding potassium-transporting ATPase subunit F: MIAISIIVLALVIYLGYVLVKPEKF, from the coding sequence ATGATTGCCATCAGCATAATTGTACTCGCACTGGTGATTTATCTCGGTTATGTGCTGGTGAAGCCAGAGAAATTCTGA
- the kdpA gene encoding potassium-transporting ATPase subunit KdpA, whose protein sequence is MGIGVVQVAVTLLIILLLVKPVGKYIVNVFDGQRTGLDRVFGGPERLLYRVMGVRENESMGWKKYLTAVLLSNFVMLILMFLVLRLQKYLPLNPDGIDNMPAAQAFNTAVSFMTNTNWQSYTGENALSYLSQMLAVTFPMFTSAATGFAVAIAFIRGLIGRRDELGNFYVDLVRSITRIFLPLSFIVALFLVFQGVPQTLAGAVNATTLEGAQQTITRGLVASLESIKHIGTNGGGWFGTNAAHPFENPTALSNLVHIVCMMLLPTALVYAFGLMVNNRKQGWALFAAMSFLFLVMLTTVFVSEYRGVPALDAAGLQGNMEGKEVRFGIPESALFTAVTTAATTGSVNNMHESLTPLGGMVSLAQMMLNNVFGGKGVGLINGLLYVILAVFICGLMVGRTPEFLGKKIEGKEVKLASIALLIHPLIILAPTALALMRPEAVASISNGGMHGLTEVLYAFASGAANNGSAFAGLNANTDFYNIAIGIVMLLGRYVSMIAMLAIAGSLATKRVVPVTTGTLRTHTPLFAGILVMMIVVVGALTFFPSLALGPIAEHLAMIQ, encoded by the coding sequence ATGGGTATCGGTGTAGTGCAAGTAGCGGTAACGCTGCTGATCATCCTGCTGTTGGTGAAACCGGTGGGAAAATATATAGTGAACGTGTTCGATGGACAGCGAACGGGGCTGGATCGGGTTTTTGGCGGACCGGAGCGACTGCTCTATCGCGTGATGGGGGTACGGGAGAATGAGTCCATGGGGTGGAAAAAGTACCTCACGGCCGTTCTCCTCTCCAACTTCGTAATGTTGATATTGATGTTTCTGGTGCTGCGACTGCAAAAATATTTACCGCTCAACCCGGATGGGATTGACAATATGCCAGCGGCGCAGGCATTTAATACGGCTGTTTCGTTCATGACCAATACGAACTGGCAGTCTTATACGGGCGAGAACGCCCTGTCGTACCTGTCACAGATGCTGGCAGTGACATTCCCGATGTTTACGTCGGCAGCGACAGGGTTCGCGGTAGCCATTGCGTTCATTCGCGGGCTGATAGGCCGCCGGGATGAACTGGGGAACTTTTACGTCGACCTTGTACGGTCGATTACGAGGATTTTTTTACCGCTGAGCTTCATCGTGGCCTTGTTCCTCGTGTTCCAGGGTGTACCTCAGACGCTCGCGGGAGCGGTGAACGCAACGACGCTCGAAGGCGCGCAGCAGACCATTACACGTGGATTGGTCGCCTCACTGGAGTCGATCAAACATATTGGCACCAACGGTGGTGGCTGGTTTGGAACCAATGCTGCACATCCATTCGAGAATCCAACAGCCCTGAGCAATCTGGTGCATATCGTCTGCATGATGCTGCTGCCAACTGCGTTAGTCTACGCCTTCGGCTTGATGGTCAATAACCGGAAGCAAGGTTGGGCCTTGTTCGCAGCGATGAGTTTTCTTTTCCTTGTGATGTTGACCACCGTATTTGTCTCCGAATATCGCGGTGTACCTGCGCTGGATGCAGCAGGTCTGCAGGGCAATATGGAAGGCAAAGAGGTCAGGTTCGGCATACCCGAGTCTGCTTTATTCACAGCAGTCACGACGGCAGCCACAACAGGTTCAGTCAACAATATGCACGAGTCGCTCACTCCACTTGGAGGCATGGTATCGCTGGCCCAGATGATGCTCAACAACGTGTTTGGAGGCAAAGGGGTAGGGCTGATCAACGGACTGTTGTATGTGATTCTGGCTGTGTTTATCTGTGGATTGATGGTGGGACGAACACCTGAGTTCCTGGGCAAAAAAATCGAGGGCAAAGAAGTGAAGCTCGCATCCATCGCCTTGCTCATTCATCCTTTGATTATTCTTGCGCCAACGGCACTCGCACTTATGCGGCCTGAAGCAGTTGCGTCCATCTCGAACGGGGGCATGCATGGCCTGACCGAAGTTCTCTATGCTTTTGCCTCGGGTGCAGCCAATAATGGATCGGCCTTTGCCGGACTGAATGCCAATACAGACTTTTACAACATCGCGATTGGTATCGTTATGCTGCTCGGAAGGTACGTTTCCATGATCGCCATGCTCGCTATCGCGGGTTCACTTGCTACGAAACGGGTTGTACCTGTAACCACAGGTACATTGCGGACACACACACCTCTCTTTGCTGGCATTCTGGTCATGATGATTGTTGTTGTCGGCGCACTCACATTCTTCCCTTCACTTGCCCTTGGACCGATCGCAGAACACTTGGCAATGATTCAATGA